In Rutidosis leptorrhynchoides isolate AG116_Rl617_1_P2 chromosome 2, CSIRO_AGI_Rlap_v1, whole genome shotgun sequence, one genomic interval encodes:
- the LOC139889657 gene encoding uncharacterized protein: protein MSTQNFQPPQEPIIINLEETEQVPQTPKKQSWYEMTEEEEQSQQTSSPEEPKKKWYVIFDGPSKGIYNNWATANQFIIGNRVTHKSYTTLEAAKAAFNEAYKTIATQPANETKRSGSGMISLNHYLYGQTASPNAINRMKSILSTTEYEDRKKPSTERFQRLCDSLVNYNESYSTMMFYPKNRRTGPKAVFLPEASPLTISEYFVRGLIDTLYIDGRTLHEIKEFPQKMQDTITRYRDNFAKEREIFLRMHSSYPIFNKDQQLLIPSFTIAYLRISNGNYPTRDEALRITPTVDHLVTSLAGVYFGSSKIGNVKEQQENVRINYIHKNILIYSSINEKIDEQGLNLINNFEEPFEAFTGQLASLPEDMKRRLCRQISKAPRHSCEYCQDEDISPAS, encoded by the coding sequence ATGTCAACACAAAATTTTCAACCACCACAGGAACCAATCATCATCAACCTAGAAGAAACGGAGCAAGTTCCACAAACACCTAAGAAACAAAGTTGGTATGAAATGACTGAAGAAGAAGAACAATCTCAACAAACATCAAGTCCAGAAGAACCAAAGAAAAAATGGTATGTCATTTTTGACGGACCATCCAAAGGAATATACAATAATTGGGCAACAGCAAATCAGTTCATAATAGGCAACCGCGTAACGCATAAAAGTTACACAACTCTAGAAGCAGCGAAAGCAGCATTTAACGAAGCATATAAAACAATAGCAACTCAACCAGCTAATGAAACAAAACGTTCAGGATCAGGAATGATTAGTCTCAACCATTATCTTTATGGTCAAACAGCAAGTCCAAATGCCATAAACAGAATGAAGAGTATTCTCTCTACAACAGAATATGAAGACAGAAAAAAGCCATCAACAGAAAGATTCCAAAGGCTATGTGATAGTCTTGTAAATTACAACGAAAGTTATTCAACAATGATGTTTTATCCAAAAAATAGGAGAACTGGCCCTAAAGCAGTTTTCTTACCAGAAGCATCACCATTAACAATATCAGAATACTTTGTCCGCGGACTAATCGATACCCTCTATATCGATGGTCGGACACTTCATGAAATTAAAGAATTCCCTCAAAAAATGCAAGATACAATCACCCGATACAGAGATAACTTCGCTAAAGAAAGAGAAATATTCCTTAGAATGCACTCAAGCTATCCAATATTCAACAAAGATCAACAGCTACTTATCCCGTCATTCACAATAGCATATCTCAGAATTAGCAATGGTAACTACCCAACAAGAGATGAAGCACTAAGAATAACTCCCACAGTCGATCATCTAGTAACATCGCTAGCAGGAGTCTATTTCGGATCCTCAAAAATAGGAAACGTAAAAGAACAGCAAGAAAATGTAAGGATCAACTATATTCacaaaaatatattgatatattccaGCATTAATGAAAAAATTGACGAACAAGGCCTTAATCTAATCAACAACTTTGAAGAACCCTTCGAAGCATTCACAGGACAACTCGCTTCACTTCCAGAAGATATGAAGAGACGATTATGCAGACAAATATCTAAAGCACCAAGGCATAGTTGCGAATACTGCCAAGATGAAGACATATCTCCAGCATCATAA